One Lepus europaeus isolate LE1 chromosome X, mLepTim1.pri, whole genome shotgun sequence genomic window carries:
- the TENT5D gene encoding terminal nucleotidyltransferase 5D, whose product MADVLNSTLASESFSSLTWDQIKTLDQVLDGVTPIHGRGNFPTLEVKPKDVIHVVKNQLIEQGIIVKDARLNGSTASYVLASRNGISYKDLDIIFGVELPSDQEFQLVKDTVLGCLLDFLPKGVKKEKITPKTMKDAYVQKMVKVCNQHDRWSLISLSNNTGKNVELKFVNSLRRQFEFSVDSFQIVLDPMLDFYYDKNAKLTKESFPTVVAESMYGNFQEAMTHLQYKLISTRKPEEIRGGGLLKYSNLLVRDFKPACEAEIKTLERYMCSRFFIDFPDVVEQQKKIESYLRNHFIGEEKSKYDYLMTLRGVVNESTVCLMGHERRQTLNMITLMALRVLGEQNILPSTDNVTCFYQPAPYFNVEGGGYHTNYVTSGPPPIFFQPYYPLQFHMPNSTV is encoded by the exons atggcagatgtcctaaacagcactctggcctcagaatc ATTCAGCAGTCTCACTTGGGATCAGATTAAAACACTGGACCAAGTATTAGATGGAGTAACTCCAATTCATGGAAGAGGGAATTTCCCCACACTGGAGGTAAAACCAAAAGATGTCATTCATGTTGTGAAAAACCAACTCATAGAACAAGGAATTATTGTTAAAGATGCTCGGTTAAATGGTTCCACCGCAAGTTACGTACTTGCAAGCCGTAATGGAATCAGTTATAAGGATCTGGACATTATTTTTGGTGTTGAACTTCCAAGTGATCAAGAATTTCAGCTTGTTAAGGATACAGTTCTAGGCTGTCTACTTGACTTTTTACCAAAAGGtgtcaaaaaggaaaagatcACCCCAAAGACCATGAAAGATGCTTATGTGCAGAAAATGGTCAAAGTTTGCAATCAGCATGATCGTTGgagtctcatctctctctctaataacaCTGGTAAGAATGTAGAGCTAAAATTTGTGAATTCACTCAGACGACAATTTGAATTTAGTGTTGATTCCTTTCAAATAGTTTTGGATCCCATGTTAGATTTCTATTATGACAAAAATGCTAAGCTCACCAAAGAATCCTTTCCAACTGTGGTGGCTGAAAGCATGTATGGAAACTTCCAAGAAGCAATGACACATTTGCAATACAAGCTTATATCTACCAGAAAGCCTGAAGAGATTCGAGGTGGTGGCCTTCTGAAGTACAGTAACTTACTAGTTCGTGATTTCAAGCCAGCATGTGAAGCAGAAATCAAGACCCTGGAACGTTATATGTGTTCCAGATTCTTCATTGATTTTCCTGATGTAGtcgaacaacaaaaaaaaattgaatcgtACCTCCGCAACCACTTCATAGGTGAAGAAAAAAGCAAGTATGACTACCTTATGACCTTGCGTGGAGTTGTGAATGAAAGTACTGTTTGCCTCATGGGACATGAAAGAAGACAGACACTCAATATGATCACCCTTATGGCTTTAAGAGTACTTGGAGAACAAAATATTTTACCCAGTACAGACAATGTAACTTGTTTTTATCAGCCTGCTCCATACTTTAATGTTGAAGGAGGAGGATACCATACTAATTATGTAACATCTGGTCCACCACCCATTTTCTTTCAGCCATACTATCCACTGCAATTCCATATGCCCAACAGTACAGTTTAA